The following coding sequences lie in one Candidatus Polarisedimenticolaceae bacterium genomic window:
- a CDS encoding GNAT family N-acetyltransferase: MSASVRAETTVRPLRAGDFNDVVSIDTQHTGTGKPAYWERVFRAFLHPRRGEFRVALAASEAGSLAGYLIGEVRAFEFGSEPCGWIFAVGVRRDHLRGGVATLLLEEACRRFREHGIETVRTMVERRDVPVLAFFRANGFVAGRFVQLERGVEE, translated from the coding sequence GTCCGGGCCGAGACGACCGTCCGGCCGCTGCGCGCGGGGGACTTCAACGACGTCGTCTCGATCGACACGCAGCACACCGGGACGGGGAAACCCGCCTACTGGGAGCGCGTCTTCCGGGCGTTCCTGCACCCCAGGCGCGGCGAGTTCCGCGTCGCCCTCGCGGCGAGCGAGGCCGGAAGCCTCGCCGGCTATCTGATCGGCGAGGTCCGGGCCTTCGAGTTCGGCTCGGAGCCGTGCGGCTGGATCTTCGCGGTCGGCGTGCGGCGCGACCACCTTCGCGGCGGGGTGGCGACCCTCCTGCTCGAGGAAGCCTGCCGCCGTTTCCGCGAGCACGGGATCGAGACGGTGCGGACGATGGTCGAGCGGCGCGACGTCCCGGTGCTCGCGTTTTTCCGCGCGAACGGGTTCGTCGCGGGGCGTTTCGTGCAGCTCGAGCGCGGCGTGGAGGAGTAG
- the bcrC gene encoding benzoyl-CoA reductase subunit C, which produces MSGSLAGLLERAERLYRDLSFSAVGEWKRRTGGLAVGYMPIYVPRELFRAHGVLPVGIMGGGEDLEIIRGDAYYQSYICHIPRSTIELGLSGALDVLDGMVFPAICDVIRNLSGMWKIEFPDKLSRYLDVPQNFDPAVGGAFYRHELEELSEALVARGAKPYDPEALREAIVAYNENRALVRELYALRIESPWKVPTSELYMLLRASLVIPVEESTAMLREYARLVREDASRLPMDQARVLLTGSFCEQPPLGLIKTLERAGCYIVDDDFVQVHRWIRGDLPTDGDPLEALVAAFLGDSIESPTRYAGEIEKGAELVARTRGSRAEGVLFCAPSFCDPALLDQPMTVKVLENASIPWTAFKYAENNGQFQVIREQAGTFADSIKLWSGVNA; this is translated from the coding sequence ATGAGCGGATCTCTCGCGGGGCTTCTCGAGCGCGCGGAGCGCCTCTATCGCGACCTCTCCTTCTCGGCGGTCGGCGAATGGAAGCGGCGCACCGGCGGGCTCGCGGTGGGATACATGCCGATCTACGTCCCGCGGGAGCTCTTCCGCGCGCACGGCGTCCTCCCCGTCGGGATCATGGGCGGGGGCGAGGACCTCGAGATCATCCGGGGCGACGCCTATTACCAGTCGTACATCTGCCACATCCCCCGAAGCACCATCGAGCTCGGTCTCTCGGGAGCGCTCGACGTCCTCGACGGCATGGTCTTCCCCGCGATCTGCGACGTGATCCGGAACCTCTCGGGGATGTGGAAGATCGAGTTCCCCGACAAGCTCTCCCGCTACCTCGACGTGCCGCAGAACTTCGATCCCGCGGTCGGCGGGGCGTTCTACCGGCACGAGCTCGAGGAGCTCTCCGAGGCCCTCGTCGCCCGGGGCGCGAAGCCCTACGACCCCGAGGCGCTGCGCGAGGCGATCGTCGCCTACAACGAGAACCGCGCGCTCGTGCGCGAGCTTTACGCCCTGCGCATCGAGTCCCCGTGGAAGGTCCCGACCTCCGAGCTCTACATGCTCCTGCGCGCGTCGCTCGTGATTCCCGTCGAGGAGTCGACGGCGATGCTCCGGGAGTACGCCCGCCTCGTCCGCGAGGACGCCTCCCGCCTTCCGATGGACCAGGCCCGCGTGCTCCTGACGGGCTCGTTCTGCGAGCAGCCTCCGCTCGGCCTCATCAAGACCCTCGAGCGGGCGGGCTGCTACATCGTCGACGACGACTTCGTGCAGGTCCACCGCTGGATCCGAGGCGACCTCCCCACCGACGGCGATCCCCTCGAGGCGCTCGTGGCGGCCTTCCTGGGCGACTCGATCGAAAGTCCGACGCGCTACGCCGGCGAGATCGAGAAGGGCGCGGAGCTCGTCGCGCGGACGCGCGGCTCGCGCGCCGAAGGGGTCCTGTTCTGCGCGCCGAGTTTCTGCGACCCGGCGCTGCTCGACCAGCCCATGACGGTGAAGGTCCTCGAGAACGCCTCGATCCCGTGGACGGCGTTCAAATACGCCGAGAACAACGGCCAGTTCCAGGTCATTCGCGAGCAGGCGGGGACCTTCGCCGATTCGATCAAGCTCTGGAGCGGGGTGAACGCATGA